One part of the Bacillus sp. FJAT-27916 genome encodes these proteins:
- a CDS encoding S8 family serine peptidase, producing MKKYYVFGACLLFTSIFFFTNVSKEDNTPSDKSKTTVIQEDSSNWGFNAINYSKEKISDSKIKVAVLDSGIFPHNDLQGKIVKAYNTFNNQPLDDEYGHGTAVAGIITANDNDYGITGVSQNIELYNVKVLDKNGKGKVENLIKGIEWCIAERVDIINISFGVQVDDIQLKRTIEKAIKKGIIIVAAAGNTYGFGVDYPAKYENVISINSVNIKLKRTSSSAKGKIDFSAPGDRILTTSNNGKYEYFSGTSFSTAFATGIIARKLEKFGSIQSHSSYIDFMQIIRQSVIQKTPRKEYGYGILRIEEEE from the coding sequence ATGAAAAAATATTATGTATTCGGAGCCTGCTTATTATTTACTTCCATTTTTTTCTTTACTAATGTATCAAAAGAAGATAATACTCCATCAGATAAGAGCAAAACAACTGTAATTCAAGAGGACAGTTCCAATTGGGGATTCAATGCCATTAATTATTCCAAAGAAAAAATTAGTGATTCCAAAATAAAAGTTGCAGTTCTAGATAGTGGTATTTTTCCTCATAATGATTTACAAGGAAAAATAGTCAAAGCTTACAACACATTTAATAATCAACCCTTAGATGATGAGTATGGACATGGAACTGCCGTTGCAGGTATAATCACTGCCAATGATAATGATTATGGAATAACAGGCGTTTCCCAAAATATTGAATTATATAACGTTAAAGTCCTAGATAAAAATGGAAAAGGTAAAGTCGAAAATTTAATAAAAGGTATAGAATGGTGTATTGCTGAAAGAGTAGATATTATCAATATTAGTTTCGGCGTTCAAGTAGATGACATACAATTAAAGAGAACAATAGAAAAGGCGATTAAAAAAGGCATAATAATCGTTGCAGCAGCCGGAAATACATATGGTTTTGGTGTAGATTATCCCGCTAAATATGAAAACGTCATCTCTATAAATTCAGTAAATATAAAATTAAAACGGACTAGTTCTTCTGCCAAAGGCAAAATTGACTTTTCAGCACCAGGAGATAGAATACTAACAACCTCCAATAACGGAAAATATGAGTATTTTAGTGGAACCTCTTTTTCTACTGCCTTTGCTACTGGAATTATCGCTAGAAAACTAGAAAAGTTTGGATCAATTCAATCCCATTCTTCTTATATCGATTTTATGCAAATAATAAGACAGTCTGTAATACAAAAAACACCTAGAAAAGAATATGGTTACGGTATTTTAAGAATAGAAGAGGAGGAATAA
- a CDS encoding SAR2788 family putative toxin, with amino-acid sequence MKKILSLLIACALIVSLIPSQVIGLASNEEIENENYTDSEMDIENGLEVEYIDEDIQEEVNVDFQEQLDEIANEAGIENVDELNAEITEVTEDTITLETNMENEDLSASVVVGMDMETDDINLTGEVTDSEGQTTIYDYDVEINEVDGEKFNATFTDSVTGEKIEYDNTELSASIAPYVFYIVGATSVKIAIKYVAKKAVIKIGSRSFKEVSGKVAKSALKNFKDYKVKAGKYNITVTKSKMSHVLKNHHPRYWTGAKEKSMFDPDLSINDIKNIINTVIRKNASKIEKGIKNGKKTEAYSKIKGVKYKVVVTKDKGISSAYPVKQ; translated from the coding sequence ATGAAAAAAATCTTATCATTATTAATAGCTTGTGCTTTAATCGTTTCATTGATTCCATCACAAGTCATAGGTTTGGCATCAAATGAAGAAATAGAAAACGAAAACTATACAGATTCCGAAATGGATATTGAAAATGGATTGGAAGTAGAATATATTGATGAGGATATTCAAGAAGAAGTAAATGTAGATTTTCAAGAACAATTAGACGAAATTGCTAATGAAGCAGGTATAGAAAACGTAGATGAACTCAATGCAGAAATAACTGAAGTAACAGAAGACACTATCACACTTGAAACCAATATGGAGAATGAAGATTTATCTGCAAGCGTTGTAGTTGGTATGGATATGGAAACTGACGATATAAACTTAACAGGAGAAGTTACTGATTCCGAAGGACAAACAACAATATATGATTATGATGTTGAGATAAACGAAGTAGATGGAGAGAAATTTAATGCAACTTTTACTGATTCTGTTACAGGAGAAAAAATTGAATATGATAATACAGAATTAAGTGCATCAATAGCACCTTACGTCTTTTATATTGTAGGAGCTACGTCTGTCAAAATCGCTATTAAATATGTTGCTAAGAAGGCTGTAATCAAAATTGGAAGTAGGTCTTTCAAAGAAGTTTCAGGTAAAGTAGCAAAAAGTGCTTTAAAAAACTTTAAAGACTATAAAGTTAAAGCAGGCAAATATAATATAACTGTAACTAAGAGTAAAATGTCACATGTTCTAAAAAACCATCATCCTAGGTATTGGACTGGCGCAAAAGAAAAATCCATGTTTGACCCAGATTTATCCATAAACGATATTAAAAATATTATTAATACTGTTATAAGAAAAAACGCTTCCAAAATTGAGAAAGGTATTAAGAATGGGAAAAAAACAGAAGCATATTCTAAAATTAAAGGTGTAAAATATAAAGTTGTAGTAACGAAGGATAAAGGCATTAGTAGTGCATATCCTGTAAAACAATAG
- a CDS encoding DUF5412 family protein — protein MRIIGVVIFMIVILLFFLLCVKLGMFLMRKRAFPSKLLVITLAGIVIVSFIYMYEMYFFTFDRIDRERMQNGPGPIESPSGRYTANAYYEPYGGAAGGVNVWVEITDHDHQGARKTIYYGNGLSEVDLEWIGDDSLFIQNESSGIHKSKELNVKTEIYHGTGLACQSLVMKDTYETCYSD, from the coding sequence ATGAGGATAATTGGTGTGGTCATTTTTATGATTGTCATTCTGTTATTCTTCCTGCTATGTGTGAAGTTAGGGATGTTCCTTATGAGGAAGAGAGCATTCCCTTCTAAGCTATTAGTTATTACATTGGCCGGGATTGTCATTGTCTCTTTCATCTATATGTATGAAATGTACTTTTTCACTTTTGACAGGATTGACAGAGAACGGATGCAAAACGGGCCAGGGCCAATAGAATCACCTTCAGGAAGATATACAGCTAATGCGTATTATGAGCCATATGGCGGTGCGGCCGGCGGGGTGAACGTATGGGTGGAGATCACAGATCACGATCATCAGGGTGCAAGAAAAACGATTTATTATGGGAATGGGCTGTCTGAGGTAGATTTGGAGTGGATAGGTGATGATTCGCTTTTCATCCAGAATGAATCATCCGGCATCCATAAATCAAAGGAATTGAACGTGAAGACCGAAATCTATCATGGTACAGGCTTAGCTTGTCAAAGTCTGGTGATGAAAGATACATATGAAACATGTTATTCAGATTGA
- a CDS encoding aminoglycoside phosphotransferase family protein, with translation MTNKNDHEERLSGGNVSNVYRVGDTVRRHVKPGSDRIHRLLQHLESKGFEQAPKFLGIDEQNREVLSFIKGEAGNYPLKPYMWSDESLRGIAKMLRRYHDAMSDFSFEKGWPPIDNTPEPMEVICHNDFAVYNMIFHNGKPAGIIDFDMAAPGPRLWDIAYALYTCVPLSRLHHNEAGEAVYYDARRDADRRKERVRVFFEAYGVKGMEDGFLEMVLLRVEGLVKIMHRKAQEGDQAFQRMIEEGHDQHYLEDLQFIREYGRDWV, from the coding sequence ATGACTAATAAAAACGATCATGAAGAGCGGCTGTCAGGCGGGAATGTCTCAAACGTCTATCGCGTTGGTGATACGGTTCGCCGGCATGTAAAGCCTGGCAGTGATAGAATCCATAGACTATTGCAGCATTTAGAAAGCAAAGGATTCGAGCAGGCACCGAAATTTTTAGGCATCGATGAACAGAATCGAGAGGTGCTATCCTTTATTAAAGGAGAAGCGGGAAACTATCCTTTAAAACCTTATATGTGGTCGGATGAGTCGTTAAGAGGAATCGCAAAAATGCTTCGTCGCTATCATGATGCCATGAGTGACTTTTCATTTGAAAAAGGCTGGCCGCCAATCGATAATACCCCAGAGCCGATGGAGGTCATCTGTCATAATGACTTCGCTGTCTATAACATGATTTTTCATAACGGAAAGCCAGCCGGCATCATTGATTTCGACATGGCTGCGCCTGGTCCGAGGCTTTGGGATATCGCTTATGCCTTATACACATGTGTTCCGTTAAGCAGGCTTCATCATAATGAAGCGGGGGAGGCGGTTTACTATGATGCAAGGAGAGATGCTGACCGGAGAAAAGAAAGAGTTCGAGTATTCTTTGAAGCCTATGGAGTGAAAGGAATGGAAGATGGATTCCTTGAGATGGTGCTCCTTCGGGTCGAAGGATTGGTGAAGATTATGCATAGAAAAGCCCAAGAAGGCGACCAGGCCTTTCAGCGAATGATTGAGGAAGGGCATGACCAGCATTATCTGGAGGATTTGCAATTCATTCGAGAGTATGGGAGAGATTGGGTTTGA
- a CDS encoding ABC transporter permease yields MKTMIFANRVMKEIIRDPISMFFGVAFPLILLILLSAINSSIPVDLFDISSLAPGIAVFGLSFMALFAAQVVAKDRASSFLTRLFTTPMTAHNFILGYTLPLVIMSVIQVAVCLFAALFLGLDFTMTIFAVMVILIPMALIYIGLGLICGTLFSEKAATGICGALLTNVSAWLSGVWFDLELVGGIFKDIAHALPFFHAVEVGKAVLNGTYEAMLPHLWWVIAYAVIIIVISIFVFKKKTQEV; encoded by the coding sequence ATGAAAACCATGATTTTTGCTAATCGAGTAATGAAAGAAATTATCAGGGATCCTATTTCAATGTTCTTTGGTGTGGCCTTTCCTCTTATTTTACTAATCCTTTTATCAGCGATTAATAGCAGTATCCCTGTGGACTTATTCGATATTTCTTCATTAGCTCCTGGTATAGCCGTGTTTGGTCTTTCCTTTATGGCATTGTTTGCGGCTCAAGTAGTAGCAAAAGATCGTGCTAGTTCGTTTTTAACAAGATTATTTACAACACCGATGACCGCTCACAATTTTATTTTAGGGTATACATTGCCTCTGGTTATCATGTCAGTTATACAAGTAGCTGTGTGCCTGTTTGCCGCCTTATTTCTAGGGCTCGATTTTACGATGACGATTTTTGCGGTAATGGTGATATTGATACCTATGGCATTAATCTATATTGGTCTTGGTCTTATTTGCGGAACATTGTTTAGCGAAAAGGCTGCAACTGGAATTTGCGGGGCTCTCCTTACGAATGTTTCGGCATGGCTATCGGGCGTTTGGTTTGATTTAGAGTTAGTGGGAGGGATTTTTAAGGATATCGCTCATGCACTGCCATTTTTCCATGCGGTTGAAGTAGGGAAAGCTGTACTAAATGGGACTTATGAAGCCATGCTTCCACATCTTTGGTGGGTAATTGCCTATGCGGTCATCATCATAGTTATTTCAATCTTTGTCTTTAAAAAGAAAACGCAAGAAGTCTAG
- a CDS encoding ABC transporter ATP-binding protein, which produces MEHAISIDHLSKKYNEKTVVDDVSFSIQKGELFGLLGVNGAGKTTLIKMLCCLTVPTNGCASILGYDIKKDQEQVKEVIAVSPQETAIAPNLTVRENLELMAGIHGYSKTEVKGKTAEMMAAFSLQPYEHQKSKTLSGGWQRKLSIALALISEPKILFLDEPTLGLDIIGRRELWSLIEKLKEKTTIVLTTHYLEEAEALCDRICVMKDGKVKAIGTVEELLSMTNTGKFEDAFVKIVTKEGLG; this is translated from the coding sequence ATGGAACATGCCATTTCAATTGATCATTTATCCAAAAAATACAATGAAAAAACAGTTGTTGACGATGTATCGTTTTCTATTCAAAAGGGGGAGCTGTTTGGTTTACTAGGGGTAAATGGAGCAGGGAAAACAACGTTAATTAAAATGCTGTGCTGCTTAACAGTCCCTACAAACGGTTGTGCATCTATACTAGGATATGATATTAAAAAAGACCAAGAACAGGTAAAGGAAGTGATTGCAGTCTCCCCGCAAGAAACGGCGATTGCTCCCAATTTAACCGTTCGTGAAAACTTGGAATTAATGGCTGGCATTCATGGATACTCAAAAACAGAGGTCAAAGGCAAAACAGCCGAAATGATGGCTGCTTTTTCCTTACAGCCGTATGAACATCAAAAGAGTAAAACGTTATCCGGAGGCTGGCAACGGAAACTCAGTATTGCTCTTGCGCTCATTTCAGAGCCGAAAATTTTATTTTTAGATGAGCCCACATTAGGCTTGGATATTATAGGACGCAGGGAGTTATGGTCTCTAATTGAAAAATTGAAAGAAAAAACAACGATTGTTTTAACAACTCATTATTTAGAAGAAGCAGAAGCGTTGTGTGATCGTATTTGTGTCATGAAAGATGGGAAAGTAAAAGCCATTGGGACAGTCGAAGAACTCCTATCTATGACAAACACAGGGAAATTCGAGGATGCCTTTGTGAAAATAGTAACAAAGGAGGGGTTAGGATGA
- a CDS encoding helix-turn-helix domain-containing protein, producing the protein MKNMISMNLKNLRLQHKLTQEEVAFRINVSRQVIAKWEKGESTPDLGHCQALAKLYNVSLDNLVNFDGEDTNVIIPPKGKHFFGVAKMGERGQIVIPKKARDVFQIEPGDSLVIVGDEDRGLGIVPEKMMDAFFNLVQSPFHRGDE; encoded by the coding sequence ATGAAAAATATGATAAGTATGAATTTGAAGAATCTGCGGTTGCAACATAAATTAACACAAGAAGAAGTTGCTTTCAGGATTAATGTATCAAGACAGGTGATTGCTAAATGGGAAAAGGGGGAATCAACCCCTGATCTAGGACATTGTCAGGCGTTAGCTAAATTGTATAACGTATCTCTTGATAATTTAGTGAATTTTGACGGAGAGGATACGAATGTAATCATACCGCCAAAGGGAAAACACTTTTTTGGCGTTGCTAAAATGGGAGAACGTGGGCAAATCGTTATTCCTAAAAAAGCGCGTGATGTCTTTCAAATAGAACCAGGGGACTCCCTTGTTATTGTAGGTGATGAAGATAGAGGCCTTGGTATTGTCCCAGAAAAGATGATGGATGCCTTTTTTAATCTTGTGCAATCACCGTTTCATAGGGGGGATGAGTGA
- a CDS encoding multidrug effflux MFS transporter, producing the protein MKQTTTSKPTILFIVIMGALAAFGPLSIDMYLPALPTVMNDLHSTTSAVQLTLTFFMIGLAAGNIVIGTLSDSMGRKKPLVICMVIFTLSSIMCALAPNMETLMAFRFIQGFTGGGGVVISRAIASDLYQGRDLTKFLATLMLVNGAAPILAPILGGFILSFTTWRVLFGILMGFGVLMVFGTAFKIPETLPKEQRSKAHFKTILQDYKHLVTTPTFIIPGLIQGFTFAFFFGYMSASPFIIQNLYGFTAQQYSYVFACLGIGLIILAQLTGRLIDFINSLTLLRLYTGLQILGAMITVFALSQESSVWLVIIGFFFMVAPVAGIGTISFTLAVSGQKKGGSASSLIGLLQYMVGGLVTPLVGLKGEYSAEPYMILVVIVAIILIGLHIMNYSVFKKKQTSTMK; encoded by the coding sequence ATGAAACAAACTACTACGTCAAAACCAACCATCCTGTTTATTGTCATCATGGGGGCGCTGGCTGCATTCGGACCATTGTCCATCGATATGTATTTGCCTGCATTGCCGACGGTTATGAATGATTTACATTCGACCACGTCCGCTGTCCAGCTGACGCTGACCTTCTTTATGATCGGGCTTGCGGCAGGAAACATCGTGATTGGAACACTATCTGACAGTATGGGCCGTAAAAAGCCGTTAGTGATTTGTATGGTCATCTTTACGCTTTCATCCATCATGTGTGCGCTGGCGCCAAACATGGAGACATTAATGGCGTTCCGGTTCATACAAGGATTCACGGGTGGAGGTGGGGTCGTCATATCGCGGGCGATTGCGAGTGACCTCTACCAGGGGAGAGACTTAACGAAATTCTTGGCGACGCTCATGCTCGTGAATGGAGCTGCCCCGATTCTGGCACCGATATTAGGCGGGTTTATTCTGTCCTTTACCACTTGGCGCGTCCTCTTCGGGATTCTCATGGGATTCGGTGTATTGATGGTGTTTGGAACCGCCTTTAAGATTCCTGAAACATTGCCAAAGGAACAACGCAGCAAGGCCCATTTCAAAACGATTCTTCAGGACTATAAGCACCTCGTCACCACACCAACCTTTATCATTCCGGGACTGATTCAAGGATTTACCTTTGCCTTTTTCTTTGGGTATATGTCTGCCTCACCATTCATTATCCAAAATCTGTACGGGTTCACCGCCCAGCAATACAGCTATGTCTTCGCCTGTCTCGGAATCGGCCTTATTATCCTGGCCCAATTAACGGGAAGATTGATTGATTTCATCAATAGCCTGACCTTATTGCGTCTCTATACAGGCCTCCAAATCCTCGGCGCCATGATTACGGTATTTGCGCTTTCTCAAGAATCAAGCGTCTGGCTTGTTATCATCGGATTCTTCTTCATGGTCGCACCGGTTGCGGGAATTGGCACAATCAGTTTCACGCTTGCCGTCAGCGGACAGAAGAAAGGAGGCAGTGCCTCTAGCTTGATCGGACTCCTGCAATACATGGTCGGCGGTCTCGTGACACCGCTTGTTGGATTAAAAGGAGAATACAGTGCTGAACCATACATGATTTTAGTGGTGATTGTCGCTATCATTTTGATTGGTTTACATATCATGAATTATTCGGTCTTTAAGAAAAAACAAACAAGTACAATGAAATGA
- a CDS encoding DnaA N-terminal domain-containing protein gives MLTEKERSILKMNKEVLLSLLQMEEVRVAFKMLVEYSTLPEKEQILFYLDAGEYRLALDSISQFIDQAEQEKENGEAATDRDLWNQILKKVAEQLSEPSFNTWFKGTSLYAQEGDVLYVTASNSFARDWLEERYTEMANQAIASLGLPYTVRFIANEN, from the coding sequence ATGCTCACGGAAAAGGAACGATCCATTTTGAAAATGAACAAGGAAGTATTGCTCTCCCTTCTTCAGATGGAGGAAGTACGTGTGGCGTTCAAGATGTTAGTCGAATACAGCACCTTGCCAGAGAAGGAGCAAATCCTCTTCTATTTGGATGCCGGGGAATACAGGCTAGCTCTGGATTCTATTAGCCAGTTCATCGACCAAGCGGAGCAAGAAAAGGAAAACGGAGAAGCCGCAACAGACAGAGATTTATGGAATCAAATCTTAAAGAAAGTGGCTGAGCAGCTTTCAGAGCCGAGCTTCAACACGTGGTTCAAAGGGACTTCCCTCTATGCGCAAGAAGGAGACGTCCTTTATGTGACCGCATCCAATTCCTTTGCGCGGGATTGGCTTGAGGAGCGCTATACCGAAATGGCTAATCAAGCCATCGCTTCACTAGGGTTACCCTATACCGTGCGGTTCATCGCGAATGAAAACTAA
- a CDS encoding NUMOD4 domain-containing protein: MEQEQRKPVKGYEGLYEVTESGRIFSFRRERFLARCDDEYGFHIVRLHKNGEAKNYNVFKVWKEAFVDLPERMFKGAKKRIY, from the coding sequence ATGGAGCAAGAACAGAGAAAGCCGGTTAAGGGATACGAAGGACTATATGAAGTGACCGAATCAGGCAGAATTTTTTCATTTCGTCGTGAACGGTTTTTAGCTAGGTGTGACGATGAATATGGATTTCACATAGTCAGATTGCATAAAAATGGCGAAGCAAAGAATTATAATGTATTTAAGGTATGGAAAGAAGCATTTGTAGATTTGCCTGAAAGGATGTTTAAAGGTGCCAAAAAGAGAATTTATTAA
- a CDS encoding VOC family protein, whose product MKGLVSRIDTVFVEVSDLDYSIKWYSDILGLTLRWNRNGYAAFTVGDTSLTLVQSTDVKPSKHSPFNFFTTNIDDVHKFLVENQVKTEEIGHYPDIRTFDFKNPDGHILGFCQFEE is encoded by the coding sequence ATGAAAGGATTAGTATCCAGAATTGATACGGTATTTGTAGAGGTTAGTGATTTAGACTACTCAATTAAATGGTATTCAGACATCCTCGGATTAACACTTAGATGGAATCGGAATGGATATGCGGCCTTCACGGTCGGCGATACTTCCTTAACCCTTGTGCAATCAACCGATGTCAAGCCCTCCAAGCACTCCCCTTTTAACTTCTTTACGACCAATATTGATGACGTGCATAAGTTCCTTGTAGAGAATCAAGTAAAGACAGAGGAAATCGGTCACTATCCAGATATTCGTACCTTTGATTTCAAGAATCCGGATGGACATATTCTTGGGTTCTGTCAGTTTGAAGAATAA
- a CDS encoding pyridoxal phosphate-dependent aminotransferase, with protein sequence MTYSERLKKLPVQFFASLVQKVNSAVAEGRDIINLGQGNPDQPTPPHIVKALQAAAEDAQTHKYSPFRGLEELKEAAGQFYQKEYGVAVDPKTEVAILFGAKAGLVELPMCLLNDGDLMLLPDPGYPDYISGAVLANGNVETFPLTKDNHFLPDYESIPLEQRNEAKLMYLNYPNNPTGATANQAFFEKTVAFAKEHHITVLHDFAYGAIGFDGQKPVSFLEAEGAKEVGIEMYTLSKTYNMAGWRVGFAIGNPAIIEALNLIQDHLYVSLFPAVQRAAIAALTGDQSCVEELTARYERRRNALIDACQKIGWKVEAPTGSFFAWLPVPPGFKSESFADFLLEKADVAVAAGNGFGEYGEGYIRVGLLVDEDRLVEAIERIGKLGLFT encoded by the coding sequence ATGACCTATTCAGAACGCTTAAAGAAGCTCCCAGTCCAATTTTTTGCCTCACTTGTCCAGAAGGTCAACAGCGCCGTAGCGGAAGGAAGAGATATCATTAATCTCGGCCAAGGTAATCCTGATCAGCCTACTCCACCGCATATCGTGAAAGCCCTACAAGCAGCGGCTGAGGATGCGCAAACGCATAAATATTCTCCATTCCGGGGCTTGGAGGAATTGAAGGAAGCGGCCGGACAATTTTACCAAAAGGAATACGGCGTTGCTGTTGATCCTAAAACGGAAGTCGCTATCCTTTTTGGCGCAAAGGCTGGGCTAGTGGAGCTGCCCATGTGCCTGCTCAACGACGGAGATCTCATGCTCCTGCCAGACCCAGGCTACCCCGACTATATATCAGGGGCCGTATTAGCAAATGGAAACGTTGAAACATTTCCATTAACAAAAGATAACCATTTTTTGCCCGATTATGAGAGCATCCCTTTAGAACAGAGGAATGAGGCCAAGCTCATGTATTTAAACTATCCGAATAACCCGACCGGAGCTACCGCCAACCAGGCTTTTTTCGAAAAAACAGTCGCCTTTGCAAAGGAACATCATATTACCGTCCTCCATGATTTTGCCTATGGAGCGATTGGCTTTGATGGCCAAAAACCGGTCAGCTTTCTCGAAGCGGAAGGAGCAAAAGAAGTCGGCATTGAAATGTACACTCTCTCGAAAACATACAATATGGCCGGCTGGCGTGTCGGCTTCGCTATCGGAAATCCAGCCATCATCGAAGCACTCAACCTCATTCAAGACCATCTTTACGTCAGTCTCTTCCCCGCTGTACAAAGAGCAGCCATCGCGGCCTTAACAGGAGATCAATCCTGTGTCGAAGAACTGACCGCTCGCTATGAGCGACGACGAAACGCCCTTATTGACGCCTGCCAAAAAATCGGCTGGAAAGTCGAAGCACCAACCGGTTCCTTCTTCGCCTGGCTCCCGGTCCCTCCCGGCTTCAAGAGCGAAAGCTTCGCTGACTTTTTGCTAGAAAAGGCAGATGTAGCCGTCGCAGCAGGCAACGGCTTTGGCGAATACGGAGAAGGCTATATACGTGTCGGCTTATTAGTAGACGAAGACCGGCTAGTAGAAGCGATTGAACGTATTGGGAAGCTAGGATTATTCACTTAA
- a CDS encoding 2'-5' RNA ligase family protein, with amino-acid sequence MYWVIGLFDKKTEHKVEEIWTQLSENSIAFYSQEMQDARPHITLASYYDLDEDEFIRLMDDFYADKLSLNITFNTIGSFMNYKTIFLSPIMTKELMNFHSDHYEYFKKYHVNANTNYLPDQWIPHCTLANKISTNKLSEAFHYCLKNHQTIEGKIIEIALVKLASGANTIMHAPIIYSKKLSLSV; translated from the coding sequence ATGTATTGGGTAATAGGTTTATTTGACAAAAAAACAGAACATAAAGTTGAAGAGATTTGGACCCAACTGAGTGAAAATTCTATCGCCTTTTATTCACAAGAAATGCAAGATGCAAGACCGCATATAACGTTAGCAAGTTACTATGATTTAGATGAGGATGAATTTATCAGATTAATGGATGATTTTTATGCAGATAAATTAAGTTTAAATATAACCTTTAACACAATAGGTTCCTTTATGAATTATAAGACAATCTTTTTATCACCAATTATGACAAAGGAACTAATGAATTTTCATTCTGATCATTATGAGTATTTTAAGAAATATCATGTCAATGCTAATACGAATTATTTACCTGATCAGTGGATACCTCATTGTACTTTAGCCAATAAGATATCGACAAATAAGTTATCAGAGGCATTTCACTATTGTTTGAAAAACCACCAAACAATAGAGGGGAAAATTATAGAAATTGCTCTTGTTAAATTGGCTAGTGGTGCAAATACTATTATGCACGCACCAATCATATACTCGAAAAAATTAAGTTTGTCTGTTTAA
- a CDS encoding sigma factor regulator N-terminal domain-containing protein, with product MDHSLNGALKKAKRKQLLKIITTSIIVILILLPILLPILYKTGNYFAAKSSSSLHEALFLHNAIAEPNIQIDSQVTSNSSMFGGNIITNRSKNINGYVVQWSTLTSSYDWIRKQIDHNELTPGFYWSDTNLYEYDKQTKNKVATFYHPSIKKYYRGVPNELEGISQMDNHVAEVAISFNQPYTFQEIEEKIPDNLNIVWLYMTSEIVDESNGPAGMPVFGYDPSDSPSARYNSFIDDLQQYGADDDMLQDFLNKNKNKTFDNVGILGVMLTGQTKNFKALENQNFIRGASVGATAQMVPYIKPEK from the coding sequence ATGGACCATTCATTAAATGGAGCATTGAAAAAGGCTAAACGAAAACAACTTTTAAAGATCATTACTACTTCAATCATTGTCATATTAATTCTATTACCAATTCTATTACCAATCCTCTATAAAACAGGTAATTACTTTGCAGCGAAAAGTTCGTCAAGTCTGCACGAAGCACTATTTTTACATAATGCCATTGCCGAACCTAATATCCAAATCGATTCTCAAGTAACAAGTAATTCATCAATGTTTGGTGGAAACATTATAACAAACCGTTCTAAAAATATTAATGGATATGTAGTTCAATGGAGCACACTAACAAGTTCGTATGATTGGATTCGAAAACAAATAGATCATAACGAATTAACACCGGGCTTTTATTGGTCTGATACAAATCTTTATGAGTATGACAAACAAACAAAAAACAAAGTTGCAACATTTTATCATCCGTCCATTAAAAAATACTATAGAGGTGTTCCAAATGAATTAGAGGGAATTTCGCAAATGGATAATCACGTTGCAGAAGTTGCCATTTCTTTCAATCAACCGTATACCTTTCAAGAAATAGAAGAAAAAATACCCGATAATTTAAACATTGTATGGTTATATATGACCTCAGAAATTGTGGATGAGAGTAATGGACCTGCTGGAATGCCGGTTTTTGGATATGATCCATCTGATTCACCGAGTGCAAGGTATAACAGTTTTATTGATGACCTACAGCAATATGGTGCTGACGATGATATGCTTCAGGACTTTTTAAATAAAAATAAAAATAAAACATTTGATAATGTAGGGATTCTAGGAGTAATGCTCACTGGCCAAACGAAAAATTTCAAAGCCTTAGAGAATCAAAATTTCATTCGTGGTGCTTCCGTCGGTGCCACAGCACAAATGGTTCCTTACATTAAACCTGAAAAGTAA